One genomic window of Etheostoma spectabile isolate EspeVRDwgs_2016 chromosome 7, UIUC_Espe_1.0, whole genome shotgun sequence includes the following:
- the b4galnt1a gene encoding beta-1,4 N-acetylgalactosaminyltransferase 1a has product MRAKYKKWLGVSLVSGLLVALLYAWSPGTSSGVEIRPRQESLIKELLKGKIQDPISGNHDIVYHIKEDLACRLAQNTCVCLPDEETFQLPFSNLLFPRVWAHNFELAFLESHPDSKDIKHHRAEEYSNFQKRTYNPADVPIVAEANSPLQYPTQGVEVRPLKTIIIPGLGLKEETRSNHMVYLTASLGTFDVAATVDGVSVKGEGEKHMILSSPVLSTLNRQLQFVTYTNTVFHPKTADIVQFASDGHKSFFVIKVGHGTIPKLYNTGYQREYNISALVTIATKTFLRYDKLKDLIDSIRQYYPTVTIVIADDNEHPQPVTGPHIEHYIMPFGKGWFAGRNLAVSQVTTKYVLWVDDDFFFTANTKLERMVDILEKTTLDLVGGAVREVTGYTATYRHTISVEEGGEEGDCLHIRNGYYHVIEGYPNCVVADAVINFFMGRTDKVQEVGFNPRLARHGHLEFFIDALGSIHIGSCSDIIVNHASKIKLPWSKTDSQKAYEKFRYSSSSADNYIHKEVFYFKNRFKCMTSH; this is encoded by the exons ATGCGTGCAAAGTATAAGAAGTGGCTGGGAGTGAGTTTGGTCAGTGGACTACTGGTAGCCCTGCTTTATGCTTGGAGCCCTGGAACCAGCTCAGGAGTTGAAATAAGGCCAAGACAGGAAAGTCTAATAAAGGAACTCCTCAAAGGAAAAATTCAAGACCCCATCAGTGGCAATCATGACATTGTCTACCACATAAAGGAGGATTTGGCATG TCGTTTGGCTCAAAATACATGTGTTTGTCTGCCTGATGAAGAGACCTTTCAACTGCCATTTTCCAATCTGCTATTCCCACGTGTGTGGGCCCACAATTTTGAGCTTGCGTTCTTAGAGTCCCATCCTGACTCCAAGGATATAAAGCATCATAGAGCTGAAGAGTACAGCAACTTTCAGAAGAG GACCTACAATCCTGCAGATGTGCCTATTGTAGCTGAGGCCAACAGTCCTCTTCAGTATCCTACCCAGGGTGTGGAGGTGCGACCCCTCAAAACGATCATCATTCCTG GTTTGGGTCTTAAAGAAGAAACAAGATCCAACCATATG GTATATTTGACAGCATCACTTGGGACTTTTGATGTTGCTGCTACAGTGGATGGGGTCTCTGttaaaggagagggagagaagcacATGATACTGTCTAGTCCTGTTCTCTCCACTCTGAACAGACAGCTGCAGTTTGTCACCTATACAAATACTGTTTTCCATCCCAAGACAGCAGATATAG TTCAGTTTGCAAGTGATGGTCACAAGTCATTTTTCGTCATTAAAGTTGGACATGGAACCATACCTAAACTTTACAACACTGGATATCAAAGAG AGTACAATATTAGTGCACTTGTTACCATCGCCACCAAGACCTTTCTACGCTATGACAAACTCAAAGATCTCATTGACAGCATAAGGCAATATTATCCCACCGTTACAATAGTGATAGCTGATGATAATGAACACCCTCAGCCAGTGACAGGGCCTCACATTGAGCATTACATCATGCCATTTGGAAAG GGTTGGTTTGCAGGGAGAAACCTGGCAGTGTCTCAAGTAACCACCAAATATGTGCTCTGGGTGGATGATGATTTCTTCTTCACCGCAAACACCAAGCTGGAGAGGATGGTGGACATCTTAGAAAAGACCACTCTTGATCTG GTCGGTGGCGCAGTGAGAGAGGTCACAGGTTACACTGCAACCTATCGTCACACCATATCTGtggaagaaggaggagaggagggggactGTTTACATATTAGAAATGGCTACTACCATGTCATCGAGGGATATCCCAACTGCGTGGTAGCTGATGCCGTCATCAACTTCTTCATGGGGAGGACAGACAAGGTCCAGGAGGTGGGCTTTAACCCCCGCCTGGCACGGCACGGTCATCTGG AGTTTTTCATTGACGCTCTGGGCTCCATCCACATTGGCTCCTGTAGTGACATCATTGTAAACCACGCATCAAAGATCAAACTGCCCTGGAGTAAAACAGACTCACAAAAGGCCTATGAAAAATTTCGCTATTCATCTTCCTCTGCTGATAATTACATTCATAAAGAAGTCTTCTACTTCAAGAACAGGTTCAAGTGCATGACCAGTCACTGA